Proteins encoded within one genomic window of Candidatus Hepatobacter penaei:
- a CDS encoding sensor histidine kinase, with protein MMVSLSLRRFFPRHFWGRSALIVLVPIFLIQIVSGYIFFGRHWETITRHLSEGMAYRLATAAHTFETSPSAPEERLHVIEGKWGLLADHMTAMPTPIPRGYHVFQSRFERALRHLLPYPYILLMGPDITHVWIQLPGDVLKLSFPTKRVLGKTSLWWFLWSLVSAVLCAMIAAFFMHRQLVPLAQLSRLASHLERGGDLQGYFARGALEFRQIGKSLVSLYQKLLKKNKDQMAMLMGLSHDLRTPLSRMKLQLALLDEKTQGVASLHEDISHMEAMLASYIDFLKTGMLDAPQKVVVLALVFRVLKRLNAQHKKKITLSIPKGYRLFISEHALERCIQNIMENALFYAKERIHCCLEEDEDVVSFYVEDDGPGVKPSMLASIFDPFVRLSDERPLREGSTGLGLAVVRSFVHNMGGDVYASVSPQGGLRVNMQFKKAKSQKRAS; from the coding sequence ATGATGGTTTCTTTGTCTTTACGTCGTTTTTTCCCTCGACATTTTTGGGGACGTTCGGCCTTGATTGTGCTGGTTCCGATTTTTTTGATTCAAATTGTCTCGGGCTATATCTTCTTTGGTCGTCACTGGGAAACCATCACACGCCACCTTTCTGAAGGCATGGCCTATCGCCTGGCTACGGCAGCCCATACATTTGAAACATCCCCCTCTGCGCCAGAGGAGCGGCTTCATGTCATTGAAGGGAAGTGGGGCTTACTGGCTGATCATATGACCGCGATGCCCACCCCCATCCCTCGGGGATATCACGTTTTTCAATCTCGTTTTGAGCGAGCACTTCGGCATCTTTTGCCCTATCCCTACATCCTGCTTATGGGACCTGATATCACCCATGTGTGGATTCAGCTGCCAGGGGATGTGTTAAAGTTGTCGTTTCCCACCAAGCGCGTGTTGGGGAAAACAAGTTTGTGGTGGTTTTTATGGTCGCTCGTATCTGCGGTGCTGTGTGCTATGATTGCTGCTTTTTTTATGCATCGTCAGTTGGTGCCGTTGGCGCAACTTTCACGGCTTGCCTCCCATCTTGAGCGTGGGGGAGATTTGCAGGGTTATTTCGCGCGGGGGGCCCTTGAGTTTCGTCAAATTGGAAAATCGTTGGTTTCACTCTATCAAAAATTGCTCAAGAAAAACAAAGATCAGATGGCGATGTTGATGGGGTTGTCCCATGATCTGCGCACGCCTTTGTCGCGTATGAAGTTACAGTTGGCGCTTTTGGACGAGAAAACGCAAGGCGTGGCCTCATTGCATGAGGATATTTCTCATATGGAGGCAATGTTGGCGTCTTACATCGATTTTTTGAAAACAGGCATGCTGGATGCGCCGCAAAAAGTGGTGGTGCTTGCGTTGGTGTTTCGTGTGCTGAAACGTCTGAACGCTCAGCATAAGAAAAAAATAACCCTCAGCATTCCCAAAGGCTATCGTCTCTTCATCAGCGAACATGCCTTAGAGCGGTGTATTCAGAACATTATGGAAAACGCGCTTTTCTATGCCAAGGAGCGTATTCATTGCTGCCTTGAGGAAGATGAAGATGTTGTGTCTTTTTATGTGGAGGACGACGGTCCGGGGGTGAAGCCTTCGATGCTGGCGTCTATTTTTGATCCCTTTGTGCGTTTATCAGATGAGCGACCGTTAAGAGAGGGCTCCACGGGTCTTGGCCTAGCGGTTGTGCGTAGCTTTGTGCATAATATGGGCGGCGATGTTTATGCGTCTGTCTCCCCTCAAGGCGGTTTACGAGTGAACATGCAGTTTAAGAAGGCAAAATCACAAAAACGAGCATCATAA
- a CDS encoding adenylate/guanylate cyclase domain-containing protein — MSQGLIFFRKIYVILVCTFVSAMSLSALFLLSYMNEAFIDDFTLLAGEKREALFEYITQTIRGRFKSSAYVGKSLQGILEGRFLVKQPLIEPLVIHYLSNTNFLRGVSFINPRGDVVNFMKVNQKNSLFWHFYLKETKQEAAGTLPQAAFFASQVDETASGGKVTWSFYGKLGTTLHTVHTHDPVLSFKEKDAWLEHTKKAAKPALSPPLGFVFGGVVILIIYPIFHSQTRAFLGAVSLNIDVEKISNLLESLSIGNVKALFLLNKKGICLAHSSMEQGLSFSQKGVIPKTVSDLHPSWAPAFQQYQENPDYVWENHDKDSKVFFFPLESDTEGFPFLEDISLGIVCGNDYQRLGFYQSQWEAGLLTLCVIVVFSLLLAQIVLRISRPIESVARSLGEFEQMRFEVSSHKPSYFYEIDRISKAFSGVSRALNAFGKFVPMVLVRQLLGAREEALLGGHEKRVTIMFSDIQDFTSISEKLVPQALVSNLSEYFQACTRIIQDNQGTLDKYIGDAVMAFWGAPLSDSLHIVHACQAVLTCHSHLKQMNIAWEKEDKPPFKSRFGLCTGDVIVGNFGSDERFQYTVIGDSVNLASRLESLNKVYGTKILVDEQTYLGAKDHFVFRVIDRVAVKGKEKGVLVYELLHTREGFSSGGYLADLALYMEQAFTYYQHQEWSRALKRYRFIYQGFHEDSVASLFVERCEHFLKYPPGKDWDGITRMQKK, encoded by the coding sequence TTGTCACAAGGATTGATTTTTTTCAGAAAAATTTATGTGATTTTGGTGTGCACCTTCGTAAGCGCCATGTCGTTGAGTGCCCTCTTTCTTTTGTCCTATATGAATGAAGCTTTTATTGATGATTTCACACTGCTAGCAGGTGAGAAGCGAGAAGCTCTGTTTGAATACATCACACAAACGATTCGAGGGCGCTTTAAAAGCTCGGCTTATGTAGGAAAAAGTCTCCAAGGCATTCTTGAAGGACGTTTTTTGGTCAAGCAGCCTTTGATTGAGCCCCTGGTGATTCATTATCTTTCCAATACAAATTTTTTGCGGGGCGTTTCTTTTATTAATCCCCGTGGGGATGTGGTGAACTTTATGAAAGTGAACCAAAAAAATTCTCTCTTCTGGCATTTTTACCTTAAAGAAACAAAGCAAGAGGCAGCTGGCACCTTGCCACAAGCTGCTTTCTTTGCTTCTCAGGTTGATGAAACAGCCTCTGGTGGCAAGGTCACATGGTCATTTTATGGAAAGCTAGGTACAACGCTGCACACGGTCCATACCCATGACCCTGTCCTTTCCTTCAAAGAAAAAGACGCATGGCTTGAGCATACCAAAAAAGCAGCTAAGCCTGCGCTGTCGCCACCCCTTGGATTTGTTTTTGGTGGGGTGGTGATCTTAATTATTTATCCTATTTTTCACAGTCAAACCCGTGCGTTTTTGGGCGCTGTTTCTCTGAATATTGATGTGGAGAAAATTTCAAACCTCTTAGAAAGTCTTTCTATCGGCAATGTGAAAGCGCTGTTTCTGCTCAATAAGAAAGGAATTTGCCTGGCGCATTCTTCCATGGAGCAAGGGTTGTCTTTTTCGCAGAAAGGAGTGATCCCCAAAACGGTGTCGGATCTCCATCCATCTTGGGCGCCAGCGTTTCAGCAGTATCAAGAGAACCCTGATTATGTCTGGGAAAATCATGATAAAGACAGCAAGGTGTTTTTTTTCCCCCTTGAGTCTGACACCGAAGGGTTTCCTTTTTTGGAAGACATTTCGTTGGGCATTGTGTGCGGCAATGACTATCAGCGTTTAGGTTTTTATCAATCACAATGGGAAGCTGGCTTATTGACACTGTGTGTGATTGTGGTGTTCAGCTTGCTGTTGGCACAAATTGTCTTGCGCATTTCACGGCCAATTGAATCTGTGGCTCGCTCTTTGGGAGAATTTGAGCAGATGCGCTTTGAGGTGTCCTCCCACAAACCGTCCTATTTTTATGAAATTGATCGGATCTCTAAAGCCTTTAGTGGTGTGAGCCGCGCCTTAAATGCGTTTGGCAAGTTTGTGCCCATGGTGCTGGTGAGGCAGTTGTTAGGGGCCCGTGAAGAGGCTTTGTTGGGCGGTCACGAAAAACGGGTCACCATTATGTTTTCAGATATCCAAGATTTCACCAGTATTTCTGAGAAACTCGTGCCGCAAGCGTTGGTGAGCAATCTTTCAGAATATTTTCAAGCGTGCACACGCATTATTCAGGATAACCAAGGCACGCTGGATAAATATATTGGCGATGCGGTGATGGCTTTTTGGGGGGCACCGCTTAGCGACAGCCTTCATATTGTGCACGCCTGTCAGGCTGTGTTGACGTGTCATAGCCATCTCAAGCAAATGAACATTGCGTGGGAAAAAGAAGATAAACCCCCCTTTAAAAGCCGATTTGGGTTGTGCACAGGCGATGTGATCGTGGGCAATTTTGGCTCTGATGAGCGGTTTCAATACACCGTCATTGGCGATTCTGTCAATCTGGCCTCACGTCTTGAATCGCTGAATAAAGTGTATGGGACCAAAATTTTGGTGGATGAGCAAACCTACCTTGGGGCAAAAGATCATTTTGTCTTCCGCGTGATTGATCGCGTGGCGGTTAAGGGCAAGGAAAAAGGGGTGTTGGTTTATGAATTGTTGCATACCCGGGAAGGCTTTTCATCCGGCGGCTATTTGGCGGATTTGGCCCTTTATATGGAGCAAGCGTTCACATACTATCAACACCAAGAGTGGTCGCGGGCCCTCAAAAGATATCGCTTCATCTATCAAGGGTTTCACGAGGATTCCGTGGCCAGCCTGTTTGTGGAACGCTGCGAGCATTTTCTCAAATATCCTCCAGGAAAGGATTGGGATGGCATCACGCGTATGCAGAAAAAATAA
- a CDS encoding peroxiredoxin family protein → MNLSASSPVSLLEGMFFQLSDRGEPQKVALSTFTQDKNVAIFGLPGAFTPLCTADHVPGFVAAYPKLKAQGIDHVVCVSVNDPFVMRAWQDSLQAKDLVFLADPEGMWLEKMDLLFDGTAFGLGWRAKRFSLTAKNGTIQHMWVEPHVGTCAVSSADHLVTQLSNR, encoded by the coding sequence ATGAACCTTTCCGCCTCTTCCCCTGTCTCTCTCCTTGAAGGCATGTTTTTCCAGCTTTCTGATCGTGGCGAGCCCCAAAAAGTGGCCCTCAGCACCTTCACGCAAGACAAAAATGTGGCCATCTTTGGTCTTCCTGGCGCCTTCACCCCCTTGTGCACGGCCGACCATGTGCCAGGCTTTGTAGCAGCCTACCCCAAGCTGAAAGCACAAGGGATTGACCACGTGGTATGCGTGTCTGTAAATGATCCCTTCGTTATGCGCGCGTGGCAAGATTCTCTGCAGGCAAAAGACTTAGTGTTTTTGGCCGACCCCGAAGGCATGTGGCTTGAAAAAATGGATCTTCTATTTGATGGCACCGCCTTTGGCCTGGGCTGGCGCGCCAAGCGCTTTTCCCTCACTGCGAAGAACGGCACAATCCAACACATGTGGGTGGAGCCTCACGTAGGCACCTGTGCTGTGTCTTCAGCCGATCATTTGGTAACGCAGCTCAGCAACCGTTAG
- a CDS encoding mechanosensitive ion channel family protein, whose amino-acid sequence MFRLPRLARFRFLAFFCAWCLCLGAVWAEEAQPKKDADAAKPMKLGGVYGALLSQASASSEGSSTKKAPPGENVSSDLARIEANLGDVQKALTSIKGRLPEQKEEVKGAPFVKTYVSLFVQCLEERSIELQKGLNDLSRHISDLVKWKLSWRLWVETSLVLISFAVTTLLAVLCAVVVHWWLTRFLEGDLLKWTLASLSSRPRLQSVVSFLIYVSAACLPLCVMFVVQISLFFLIEGVTDLKNAMLAFATGLFLWLALWRIQGVVFRYIPLSFFNPGGQKRKKALLFDLQCFLFFWIVNDWIVELFSFFKLSREVSILVMFVFGLGMTISAMAFVHNLKRPILRWIKNTQERQFPLLTTAFWMLWNSFPIILYALFIFDEESFQRFFWPLTLTMLLLPLIPVLYLNFQRLRVWYLMSHRHDDHKSFLFRWLRTKTQANRFFYVFTYGVTGVMAIELWDFRFFYYLKVTLGTNIYDQLADIILLLVGAWLFVHFGDRILRHYLEPKRLPYVTESFYTKGRMRTLLMVSRTALRVTMVITLSLTVLVRLQYNITPIVTNLGLLSVVFSFGLQSFVKDFFAGLLCLLDNNVVVGDWVDIDGKLGIVEELTLRIIRVRADNGTLLTIPFGNIKILGNRSRHFSCVLINLVVPYDEDPERIQKILERAYQNLRQNRIYRSKLAGPIEVRGVNEIRDYALVFQARIKTNPAEQEFVRRGYNRMLKEILDEEEIKVPTPPYPVLRDQLSTTFLPKPQGSV is encoded by the coding sequence ATGTTTCGCCTTCCTAGGCTCGCTCGCTTCCGTTTTCTTGCGTTTTTTTGTGCGTGGTGCCTGTGTTTAGGGGCAGTGTGGGCTGAGGAAGCGCAACCCAAGAAAGACGCAGACGCCGCTAAACCCATGAAGTTGGGGGGGGTATACGGGGCGTTGTTGTCTCAGGCCTCTGCCTCCTCTGAGGGCAGTTCTACCAAAAAGGCGCCACCGGGGGAGAATGTGTCTTCTGATTTGGCGCGCATTGAAGCCAATTTGGGGGATGTGCAAAAGGCGCTGACATCGATCAAGGGTCGCCTGCCTGAGCAGAAAGAGGAAGTGAAGGGGGCTCCTTTTGTCAAAACCTATGTCTCTTTGTTTGTGCAGTGCCTGGAAGAGCGAAGCATAGAGCTTCAAAAAGGATTGAACGACCTCAGTCGTCATATAAGCGATTTGGTGAAGTGGAAGTTGTCGTGGCGCCTGTGGGTGGAGACGTCCCTTGTGCTCATCAGTTTTGCGGTGACAACGCTGTTGGCTGTGCTCTGTGCTGTGGTGGTGCATTGGTGGTTAACCCGGTTTTTAGAGGGTGATTTGTTGAAATGGACACTGGCGTCTCTTTCATCGCGGCCACGCCTTCAGTCGGTGGTTTCTTTCTTGATTTATGTGTCTGCTGCGTGCTTGCCTTTGTGTGTGATGTTTGTGGTGCAGATCAGCCTCTTTTTCTTGATCGAAGGGGTGACAGATCTGAAAAATGCCATGCTTGCCTTTGCCACGGGCCTGTTTTTGTGGCTGGCATTGTGGCGCATCCAAGGGGTGGTGTTTCGTTATATTCCCTTGTCTTTTTTTAACCCAGGCGGGCAAAAGCGCAAAAAAGCGCTGCTGTTTGATTTGCAGTGTTTTCTATTTTTCTGGATTGTTAACGATTGGATCGTAGAGCTTTTTTCGTTTTTCAAGTTATCACGTGAAGTGAGCATTTTGGTGATGTTTGTCTTTGGCCTGGGGATGACCATCTCGGCCATGGCGTTTGTGCATAATCTTAAGCGCCCCATTTTGCGTTGGATAAAAAACACACAAGAACGTCAATTTCCCTTGCTTACAACAGCCTTTTGGATGTTGTGGAACAGTTTTCCTATCATTCTTTATGCGCTGTTCATTTTTGATGAAGAAAGTTTTCAGCGGTTTTTCTGGCCCCTCACGCTGACGATGTTGTTGTTGCCGCTGATCCCGGTGCTCTATCTTAATTTTCAGCGGTTACGTGTGTGGTATTTAATGAGTCATCGTCATGATGATCACAAATCCTTTTTGTTTCGCTGGCTAAGGACAAAGACGCAAGCCAACCGGTTTTTCTATGTGTTTACCTATGGCGTGACTGGCGTCATGGCCATTGAGCTGTGGGATTTTCGTTTTTTCTATTATCTCAAAGTGACGCTTGGCACCAACATTTATGATCAGCTGGCGGATATCATCTTATTGCTTGTGGGCGCGTGGCTGTTTGTTCACTTTGGGGATCGCATATTGCGCCATTATCTTGAGCCCAAACGTTTGCCCTATGTGACTGAATCATTTTACACCAAAGGGCGTATGCGCACCTTGTTGATGGTGTCGAGAACGGCGTTGCGGGTGACCATGGTGATTACCTTATCGCTGACTGTGCTGGTGCGTCTTCAATATAACATTACGCCCATTGTGACGAACCTGGGTTTGCTGTCTGTGGTGTTCAGCTTCGGGCTTCAATCCTTTGTGAAAGACTTTTTTGCGGGTCTCTTGTGTCTTTTAGATAACAATGTGGTGGTAGGCGATTGGGTGGATATTGATGGCAAATTGGGAATTGTGGAAGAACTGACCTTAAGAATTATCCGGGTGCGCGCAGACAACGGCACCTTGCTGACCATTCCGTTTGGGAATATCAAAATCTTGGGCAATCGCAGCCGCCATTTCTCGTGCGTTTTGATCAACCTTGTGGTGCCGTATGATGAAGATCCTGAGCGTATTCAAAAAATCCTTGAGCGCGCCTATCAAAACTTGCGGCAAAACCGCATTTATCGCTCAAAGTTGGCGGGGCCCATTGAGGTGCGCGGCGTGAACGAAATTCGTGACTATGCGCTTGTGTTTCAAGCACGGATCAAGACCAACCCGGCTGAGCAAGAATTTGTGAGGCGAGGCTATAACCGCATGCTCAAAGAGATTTTGGATGAAGAAGAGATCAAGGTGCCCACACCGCCGTACCCCGTTTTGCGGGACCAATTGTCTACAACCTTTTTGCCTAAACCTCAAGGCTCGGTTTGA
- a CDS encoding Fur family transcriptional regulator, whose amino-acid sequence MLASWYDRLKDGCEANRVSDSFEKALEAKGVQVTRARRLIARILCASNDHPDVQCLHRRVVKEDASISIATIYRTLKLFRDLGLLERHMFGSDTARYEPVSEDKHDHLVDIESNEVIEFQDEDINRMTQKIAESLGYHLVDHRIELYGFPIDKAKNAR is encoded by the coding sequence ATGTTGGCATCATGGTACGATAGGCTCAAGGATGGGTGTGAGGCCAATCGTGTGTCTGACTCTTTTGAAAAAGCACTAGAAGCCAAAGGTGTCCAGGTTACGCGGGCGCGCCGACTGATTGCACGCATTCTGTGTGCATCCAATGATCACCCCGATGTTCAATGCTTGCATCGCCGGGTGGTTAAGGAGGATGCCTCTATCAGCATTGCCACCATCTATAGAACCCTCAAACTTTTTCGAGATCTTGGTCTTTTAGAGCGTCATATGTTTGGTTCAGACACGGCGCGCTATGAGCCTGTTTCTGAGGACAAGCATGATCATTTGGTTGATATTGAGAGCAATGAGGTGATTGAATTTCAGGATGAAGACATCAATCGTATGACACAAAAAATTGCAGAAAGCTTGGGCTATCATCTTGTGGATCATAGAATTGAGCTCTATGGTTTTCCCATAGACAAAGCAAAAAACGCAAGGTAG
- a CDS encoding GNAT family N-acetyltransferase translates to MDTAHLPFFIQFGKFRVYLASRAEHIEGAQKLRYDVFYKEMGANESASLARGRDEDSFDAFVEHLVVQDKDKNKIVGTYRLLRREGARKHGSFYTQGEFDVTSLLAMPGEILEVSRSCVDRAYRTQSVMGLLWRGLAEYILHYDVQYLFGCGSFHGTDPSQVAHGLSYLYHHHLLPESYRTRTLPQYFKPLVHMPKEAVDTKKALADIPPLLRGYTRIGGGVGDGIFIDEEFNTIDVCVVVDSNCLKPKFAQHFNAHSEQTSRFPLNAS, encoded by the coding sequence ATGGACACAGCGCATCTTCCCTTTTTTATACAATTTGGCAAATTCCGTGTTTATCTGGCGTCACGGGCTGAACATATTGAAGGTGCACAAAAACTTCGTTATGACGTGTTTTATAAAGAAATGGGGGCCAATGAGAGCGCGTCGCTGGCGCGTGGCCGTGATGAGGACAGTTTTGATGCCTTTGTCGAACACCTTGTAGTGCAAGATAAAGACAAAAATAAGATTGTGGGTACCTACCGTCTTTTGCGCCGAGAAGGGGCTCGTAAACATGGCTCATTCTATACGCAAGGGGAGTTTGATGTGACCTCGTTGCTGGCCATGCCGGGTGAGATTTTGGAAGTGTCCCGTTCCTGTGTGGACCGCGCATATCGCACACAAAGCGTGATGGGTCTTTTGTGGCGCGGGTTGGCTGAATACATTCTCCATTATGATGTGCAATATCTTTTTGGGTGTGGCAGCTTTCACGGGACAGATCCTTCTCAGGTGGCTCATGGTTTGTCCTATCTCTATCATCACCATCTCCTGCCCGAATCTTACAGAACGCGCACATTGCCTCAGTATTTTAAGCCATTGGTGCACATGCCCAAGGAGGCTGTCGACACAAAGAAGGCCTTGGCAGATATTCCCCCCTTGTTGCGGGGATATACACGCATCGGTGGCGGCGTGGGAGACGGCATTTTTATTGATGAAGAGTTCAATACCATCGATGTGTGTGTGGTGGTAGACAGCAACTGTCTCAAGCCTAAGTTTGCTCAACACTTTAATGCCCATAGTGAGCAAACGTCTCGGTTTCCCCTCAACGCAAGCTAG
- a CDS encoding lysophospholipid acyltransferase family protein codes for MRFAFVWLGIPFYFVIMVFVFVIHRPWARRFGMMFYRWVYKVVGIHVCVEGAPSMRTTVFVANHISYMDILVLGSLIKAGFIAKKEVKRWPIIGSAARMMGTLFISRHRNTLMKELKELTKRLTRGEKFILFPEGTCGDGVKIFPFKSTFFHILMPKGCDMWVQPVSLKLTKLNGLPMADCFKKRYSWRGDQTLVANLWGLCRMGCVHITVSFGPALKSSDFSSRQDMAHLLWHHVAGLDKPQDTLASAKKEASAHQQAS; via the coding sequence TTGAGGTTTGCATTCGTGTGGCTGGGCATTCCTTTTTATTTCGTCATCATGGTCTTTGTTTTTGTGATCCATCGGCCGTGGGCACGCCGTTTTGGCATGATGTTTTACAGGTGGGTTTACAAAGTGGTGGGCATCCATGTGTGCGTAGAAGGTGCTCCCTCTATGCGCACCACTGTGTTTGTGGCCAATCATATATCCTACATGGATATTCTTGTGCTAGGTTCTTTGATCAAGGCGGGGTTTATTGCCAAAAAAGAGGTAAAGCGCTGGCCGATCATTGGCTCGGCAGCACGTATGATGGGCACTCTTTTTATCAGCCGCCACAGAAACACGCTGATGAAAGAGTTGAAAGAGCTGACGAAACGTCTCACTCGGGGAGAAAAATTTATTTTATTTCCTGAAGGGACATGTGGTGACGGCGTGAAGATTTTTCCGTTTAAGAGCACGTTTTTTCATATTCTCATGCCTAAAGGGTGTGATATGTGGGTTCAGCCGGTGTCTCTTAAGCTTACCAAGCTTAACGGTTTGCCTATGGCGGATTGCTTTAAAAAACGATACAGCTGGCGGGGGGATCAAACCTTGGTTGCCAATCTGTGGGGGCTTTGTCGCATGGGCTGTGTGCACATCACCGTGTCCTTTGGGCCGGCCCTCAAATCGAGCGACTTTTCTTCGCGCCAAGATATGGCTCACCTTTTGTGGCACCACGTCGCCGGCCTAGACAAACCCCAAGACACCCTCGCCTCTGCGAAGAAAGAAGCTTCTGCCCATCAACAAGCAAGCTGA
- the trxA gene encoding thioredoxin has protein sequence MRDITEADFDQEVLKGKGFFLVDFWAPWCGPCQNLMPTLEAALASLQDNITGIKVNIDDSPEVAGQYNVMTIPTLMIFHNGNPVDTLVGSQHTEDDLKDWITKHI, from the coding sequence ATGCGTGACATCACCGAAGCAGACTTTGACCAGGAGGTGTTGAAGGGCAAGGGTTTTTTTCTTGTTGATTTTTGGGCGCCATGGTGTGGACCCTGTCAGAACCTGATGCCAACGTTAGAAGCAGCGCTGGCATCGCTGCAAGATAACATCACAGGCATCAAAGTCAACATTGATGACAGCCCAGAAGTGGCCGGGCAATACAACGTTATGACCATTCCCACCCTAATGATTTTTCACAACGGCAATCCGGTAGACACCCTTGTGGGCAGCCAGCACACCGAGGATGACCTGAAAGACTGGATCACAAAACACATCTAA
- the dut gene encoding dUTP diphosphatase, protein MSIVRVPIQRVGEGLNLPLPAYATPGSVGMDLYAALSVQQDISPRTWRLIPAGITLALPPGYEGQVRSRSGLALKHGLQVLNAPGTIDQDYRGEVKVIVMNHSDVSFCVEPAMRIAQLVIAPVVQATLSEAMPLSGDTQRGQGGFGSTGQ, encoded by the coding sequence GTGTCTATTGTGCGTGTGCCCATACAAAGAGTGGGTGAGGGTCTAAACCTTCCGCTTCCGGCCTATGCAACGCCTGGTAGCGTGGGTATGGATCTTTATGCAGCACTGAGCGTGCAGCAAGATATCTCGCCGCGTACGTGGCGTCTTATTCCTGCGGGGATCACACTGGCGTTGCCGCCGGGTTATGAAGGTCAGGTGAGGAGCCGCTCAGGTCTTGCGCTCAAGCACGGGCTGCAGGTACTCAATGCGCCGGGCACTATTGATCAAGATTATCGCGGCGAGGTGAAGGTTATTGTGATGAACCATAGCGATGTCAGTTTTTGCGTGGAGCCTGCCATGCGCATTGCCCAACTGGTGATTGCCCCTGTTGTGCAGGCAACACTGAGTGAAGCGATGCCCTTAAGCGGGGACACACAGCGAGGCCAGGGTGGTTTTGGATCCACAGGACAGTGA
- the lipB gene encoding lipoyl(octanoyl) transferase LipB, whose amino-acid sequence MWKVSHKPIDYAEAMAAMERDVLRVAEGASPPLVWLLTHPSVYTLGTSGSYEDVTDTRGVPVLKTGRGGQVTYHGPGQRVVYFLCPLRDKARTLKDLLQFMGVWVVATLKELGLRATFVGDQDVGVWCETPQGQKKIAFIGLRVRQGVSYHGFSINVCPDLSYFHGIRPCGLDKHQVTSLAALEKISKMTLVDKALYASFRHLWPSF is encoded by the coding sequence GTGTGGAAGGTATCGCACAAGCCCATAGACTATGCAGAAGCCATGGCGGCAATGGAACGTGATGTTCTTCGTGTGGCTGAAGGCGCATCGCCGCCTTTGGTGTGGCTGTTGACGCACCCGTCTGTTTACACCTTAGGCACCAGTGGCTCTTATGAAGATGTGACAGATACACGCGGTGTGCCTGTGCTTAAAACGGGTCGCGGTGGACAGGTGACCTATCATGGTCCGGGTCAGCGTGTGGTGTATTTTTTGTGCCCGCTAAGGGACAAAGCGCGCACTCTTAAGGATTTGCTCCAGTTTATGGGTGTGTGGGTGGTGGCCACCTTGAAGGAGCTGGGTCTAAGGGCAACCTTTGTGGGCGATCAAGATGTGGGGGTGTGGTGTGAGACGCCGCAGGGCCAAAAAAAGATTGCCTTTATAGGGCTGCGTGTCAGGCAGGGGGTGAGCTATCATGGATTTTCTATCAATGTTTGTCCTGATTTATCCTATTTTCATGGGATACGGCCCTGTGGTTTGGATAAACACCAGGTGACATCTCTGGCGGCGCTGGAAAAAATATCGAAAATGACACTTGTTGATAAGGCCTTATACGCTTCTTTTAGACATCTTTGGCCTTCTTTTTGA
- a CDS encoding CvpA family protein: protein MIFDGLVLGVIAFFVVFGFMRGFLRSLTGILGWVLAAVGSLLVLPSLQPLLEHYVGNSLWAFIGLACAVFFIFLLLTFFISDWLVHWVRMSPLKPVDSVLGTLFAFVKAMLLLSVTYWAFIHFYKSDDLPPWLEESYTRPYLEDSVDFMKKTVSDITHDESASVFFKRQFGFLEKLLEKQDTNVVAEHGMHSLEHVHNHDDA, encoded by the coding sequence ATGATCTTTGATGGCCTTGTGTTGGGTGTAATCGCTTTTTTTGTTGTTTTTGGCTTTATGCGCGGTTTTTTGCGCTCACTCACAGGCATTTTAGGGTGGGTGCTGGCGGCTGTTGGGTCCCTTTTGGTGTTGCCTTCGCTGCAGCCGTTGCTAGAGCACTATGTGGGGAATTCTCTCTGGGCTTTTATTGGCCTTGCATGTGCTGTCTTTTTCATCTTTTTGTTGCTCACCTTTTTTATCAGTGACTGGCTGGTGCATTGGGTGCGTATGAGCCCACTCAAACCCGTAGATAGCGTCTTGGGGACTCTGTTTGCGTTTGTCAAAGCCATGTTGCTGTTGTCGGTCACCTACTGGGCCTTTATCCATTTTTATAAATCTGATGATTTGCCGCCGTGGTTGGAAGAAAGCTATACACGTCCCTATCTAGAAGACAGCGTTGATTTTATGAAGAAAACCGTATCCGATATCACTCATGATGAGTCGGCGTCGGTCTTTTTCAAAAGGCAGTTTGGCTTTTTGGAGAAATTGTTGGAAAAACAGGATACCAACGTGGTGGCTGAGCACGGCATGCATTCTTTAGAACACGTGCACAACCATGATGATGCCTAG